Proteins encoded within one genomic window of Cucumis sativus cultivar 9930 chromosome 3, Cucumber_9930_V3, whole genome shotgun sequence:
- the LOC101210810 gene encoding photosynthetic NDH subunit of lumenal location 2, chloroplastic: protein MPTLANANPNTLFSSRISTPHKSRHRPHFPVITASLPIHRRHIATTLALVVGLQAATPLVALAQSWGTHSFIKERYFEPGLSAEEAVARIKQTAEGLHSIREMLETTSWRYVIFYIRLKSAYLSQDLKTAMTTLPQARRNDFVKTANELVDNMAELDYYVRTPKVYESYLYYEKTLKSIDDLVALLA from the exons ATGCCTACCCTTGCCAACGCCAACCCCAACACTCTCTTCTCCTCTCGCATCTCCACTCCCCACAAATCCCGCCACCGCCCCCACTTCCCCGTCATCACTGCCTCCCTTCCCATCCACCGTCGCCATATCGCGACAACCCTTGCACTGGTGGTTGGGTTGCAAGCTGCAACACCCCTCGTGGCGCTAGCCCAAAGTTGGGGTACACATTCGTTCATTAAGGAGAGATATTTCGAGCCCGGTTTGTCAGCCGAGGAGGCAGTGGCGAGGATAAAACAAACAGCGGAAGGACTTCATAGCATCCGTGAGATGCTTGAGACGACGTCATGGAGGTATGTCATCTTCTACATTCGTTTGAAGTCGGCCTATCTGTCCCAAGACTTGAAAACTGCCATGACTACTTTGCCACAAGCTCGCCGAAACGATTTCGTTAAGACCGCTAATGAGTTGGTTGATAACATGGCTGAG TTGGATTATTACGTTCGCACACCCAAGGTGTACGAGTCATATTTGTACTACGAAAAGACATTGAAATCCATTGATGATCTGGTGGCTTTACTTGCATag